The following are from one region of the Hydrogenimonas sp. SS33 genome:
- a CDS encoding DMT family transporter, producing MLFASFMFACMGVFAKLLSRDMPSLEVVFFRNVFGVVIVAATLLKRPMAHPGGRPGLLFFRGLMGFLALLAFFYNIAHIPLGDAMTYSKTSPIFTALFAWLFLRERLGTVGWAALFLGFVGIVLIAKPSGLHLDKTAWLGIFSGAGAALAYTAVRELKRYYDTRAIVLSFMGIGTLGPLLLMAVSPWVEMPELDMIFGRFVMPEGWAWAYVVAMGLFATLAQVYMTRAYGATKAGIVGAVSYSNILFSIALGLLIGDPLPDWATWAGIGLIAAAGVAVTRAK from the coding sequence ATGCTCTTCGCTTCCTTCATGTTCGCCTGCATGGGGGTTTTCGCCAAACTGCTCAGCCGCGACATGCCTTCGCTGGAAGTGGTCTTTTTCCGCAACGTCTTCGGCGTCGTCATCGTCGCGGCGACGTTGCTGAAGCGGCCCATGGCCCATCCGGGAGGGCGGCCGGGGCTCCTCTTTTTCAGGGGATTGATGGGGTTTCTGGCGCTGCTCGCCTTTTTCTACAACATCGCCCACATCCCTCTGGGCGACGCCATGACCTACTCCAAAACCTCCCCCATCTTCACCGCCCTTTTCGCGTGGCTTTTCCTGCGGGAGCGGCTGGGAACCGTCGGATGGGCCGCCCTTTTTCTCGGGTTTGTCGGGATCGTTCTCATCGCCAAGCCGAGTGGGTTGCATCTGGACAAGACCGCCTGGCTGGGCATCTTCAGCGGCGCCGGCGCGGCGCTGGCCTATACGGCGGTGCGGGAGCTGAAGCGCTACTACGACACCCGCGCCATCGTCCTTTCGTTCATGGGCATCGGGACGCTGGGGCCGCTGCTGCTGATGGCGGTGAGCCCCTGGGTGGAGATGCCCGAACTCGACATGATCTTCGGCCGTTTCGTCATGCCCGAGGGGTGGGCCTGGGCATACGTGGTCGCCATGGGCCTTTTCGCCACCCTGGCCCAGGTCTATATGACCAGGGCCTACGGCGCCACGAAAGCGGGCATTGTCGGAGCGGTGAGCTACAGCAACATCCTCTTCTCCATCGCCCTGGGGCTGCTCATCGGCGACCCGCTTCCCGACTGGGCCACCTGGGCGGGCATCGGCCTCATCGCCGCCGCCGGGGTGGCGGTGACCCGTGCCAAATAG